In Halobacteriovorax marinus SJ, the following proteins share a genomic window:
- a CDS encoding Hsp20/alpha crystallin family protein has translation MYELRKEDERYNGEVEILDIRDRNQNEIAEQLNLKEERLNNIKTSFDTSKKKLDLEREILANSHQEKIEDLNAVYDNKYKTSFENANQVAEEIDDQTHDIIRRMEDETTERIAQSTFENKIRADEKSLENTRKLANQERVHKTQQRAAVKNYDRRSAELVMEHENQLMNQNYQQLSQRKELENIHNKEIEFKSEQHKNILLQEDKSFRQKYEAITKEHQSVLDRIKQKFSNQINSIVNSQMRSKTSVENRGDDDFYKITSLEPEITSLEKSYQISLKVPEHEKENVRLTAQGRDLTLSLTRKFSDTVESEDGSSNQSSRSEVFTKKLSTTDLMNSREITQNYKEGVLTFNIAKL, from the coding sequence ATGTATGAGCTTAGAAAAGAGGACGAGCGCTATAACGGCGAAGTTGAGATACTAGATATTCGCGATAGAAACCAAAATGAAATAGCAGAACAACTCAATTTAAAAGAAGAGAGACTTAATAATATTAAGACAAGCTTCGATACTTCTAAGAAGAAACTTGATCTAGAAAGAGAGATTCTAGCGAATTCACACCAAGAAAAAATAGAAGACCTCAACGCAGTCTACGACAATAAGTACAAAACTAGCTTTGAAAATGCCAATCAAGTTGCAGAGGAAATAGACGATCAAACTCACGATATCATCAGACGTATGGAAGATGAGACTACAGAGAGAATTGCGCAATCAACTTTTGAAAATAAGATTAGGGCCGATGAGAAAAGCTTAGAGAATACAAGAAAGTTGGCCAATCAAGAGCGAGTTCATAAAACTCAACAACGTGCAGCGGTCAAAAATTACGATAGACGAAGTGCTGAGCTAGTTATGGAACATGAAAATCAATTGATGAACCAGAATTACCAGCAATTATCTCAAAGAAAAGAGCTCGAAAATATTCATAACAAAGAGATTGAATTTAAAAGCGAGCAACATAAGAATATCTTACTACAAGAAGATAAGAGCTTTAGGCAAAAGTATGAGGCCATCACTAAAGAACATCAAAGTGTTCTTGATAGAATTAAGCAGAAGTTTTCAAATCAAATTAATTCTATAGTTAATAGTCAAATGAGATCAAAGACAAGTGTTGAAAATAGAGGTGATGACGACTTCTATAAGATCACTTCCCTTGAGCCTGAGATTACTTCTCTAGAGAAGTCCTATCAAATATCTTTAAAAGTTCCAGAGCATGAAAAAGAAAATGTTCGCCTCACCGCTCAGGGACGAGACTTAACACTATCTCTTACAAGAAAATTCTCTGACACAGTTGAATCTGAGGATGGAAGCTCCAACCAATCAAGCCGTAGCGAAGTCTTCACCAAGAAGCTCTCAACAACAGACTTAATGAACTCAAGAGAGATTACGCAAAATTACAAAGAGGGTGTTCTCACCTTTAATATTGCAAAACTCTAG
- a CDS encoding MgtC/SapB family protein, producing the protein MPNEIYIELIGPVNFYIGMGIQILTALFLGGLVGLDRERKMKSAGIKTNILICLGACLYTAISLILVTESATTDISRIPAQIVSGIGFLGAGAIIQSRGHVIGLTTAATIWVVAAIGLTIGAGYPFVAILFTLTILIILKLLNPFYNLIMLEKDNKPYHIEILSHGRVKQQVKQLILHEVNDINQLSEEVVNVETDERILHAFISIHPSRMKFLSKELKAILKVEKVNFYITDYDAGSDD; encoded by the coding sequence ATGCCAAACGAAATATATATTGAACTCATTGGTCCTGTGAATTTCTACATAGGGATGGGAATACAGATTTTAACGGCATTATTTCTTGGTGGACTAGTAGGACTTGACCGTGAGCGTAAGATGAAGTCTGCTGGGATTAAGACAAATATCTTGATCTGTCTTGGGGCATGTCTTTATACGGCCATCTCTCTTATTCTTGTGACTGAGAGCGCTACGACTGATATCTCTAGAATTCCAGCGCAAATCGTAAGTGGTATCGGTTTTCTTGGTGCAGGGGCCATTATTCAAAGTAGAGGTCATGTTATTGGACTTACGACGGCTGCAACAATTTGGGTTGTTGCTGCTATTGGTCTAACAATTGGGGCCGGCTACCCTTTTGTGGCAATTCTCTTTACCTTAACGATTTTAATTATCTTAAAATTATTAAATCCATTTTATAACCTTATTATGCTCGAAAAAGATAATAAGCCTTATCATATTGAGATCCTCTCTCATGGTCGCGTTAAGCAACAGGTTAAACAACTTATCCTCCATGAGGTTAACGACATTAATCAATTAAGTGAAGAAGTTGTAAATGTTGAGACAGATGAGAGGATTCTTCATGCCTTTATCTCAATTCACCCTTCGAGAATGAAGTTTTTAAGTAAAGAATTAAAGGCCATTCTAAAGGTTGAGAAAGTTAATTTCTATATCACTGATTACGATGCAGGAAGTGACGACTAG